One window from the genome of Bacillus weihaiensis encodes:
- a CDS encoding nucleoside recognition domain-containing protein gives MGKSFKLGLQAGLQTTWTLGKVIFPITLIVSMLQFTPVLDWIAKLITPLMGIFGLSGEAAIPLVIGNFLNLYAGIGAILSLDLTVKEVFILALMLSFSHNLLIESSVAAKVGLKLWVILAVRIGLALVSAIIVNLVWQGGSEMAKYGFVSTSEAVPDGWFEIILMGVQKAALGVVQLALIVIPLMIIIQFLKDLGLLKVFTKWMAPVTRLLGMKENTSMTLVAGLTIGLAYGAGVMIQAVKEDNVSKKDLTLAFIFLVACHAVVEDTLIFIPLGIPVLPLLIIRLVVAIVLTITIAAIWKRAEVSPRRKEATYEG, from the coding sequence ATGGGGAAAAGTTTTAAATTGGGACTTCAAGCTGGGCTTCAAACAACATGGACATTAGGAAAAGTTATTTTTCCAATTACTCTCATTGTTAGCATGCTTCAATTTACTCCAGTTTTAGATTGGATTGCGAAGCTCATTACGCCGTTGATGGGGATCTTTGGTTTGTCAGGTGAAGCGGCTATTCCACTAGTCATAGGGAATTTTCTTAATTTATATGCAGGAATCGGAGCTATTTTATCACTAGACCTTACAGTGAAAGAAGTGTTTATCCTTGCATTAATGCTTTCTTTTTCACACAATCTATTGATAGAATCTTCTGTTGCAGCAAAGGTTGGCTTAAAGCTATGGGTCATTTTAGCTGTGAGAATTGGGCTTGCTCTTGTATCTGCCATTATTGTAAACCTTGTATGGCAAGGTGGTAGTGAGATGGCAAAGTACGGGTTTGTGAGTACATCAGAGGCTGTTCCAGATGGCTGGTTTGAAATAATCCTCATGGGTGTGCAAAAGGCTGCTTTAGGTGTAGTCCAGCTTGCACTTATTGTCATACCACTTATGATTATTATCCAATTCTTAAAGGATCTTGGTTTATTAAAAGTTTTCACAAAATGGATGGCGCCTGTAACAAGACTATTAGGGATGAAAGAAAATACGTCTATGACATTAGTAGCTGGTCTAACTATTGGTTTAGCATATGGTGCTGGAGTGATGATTCAAGCGGTTAAAGAAGATAATGTAAGTAAAAAGGATTTAACTTTAGCCTTTATCTTTTTAGTGGCCTGCCACGCGGTTGTGGAGGATACGTTAATATTTATTCCATTAGGTATTCCGGTTTTACCATTGCTGATAATCAGGTTAGTAGTAGCCATCGTTCTAACCATTACAATTGCAGCTATTTGGAAGAGAGCAGAAGTTTCACCTAGAAGAAAGGAAGCGACTTATGAAGGTTAA
- the ppaX gene encoding pyrophosphatase PpaX — MKVNTILFDLDGTLINTNELIIESFLHTLKTYYPNQYEREDVFPFIGPTLFDTFNRMNPEKTEEMIKVYRKFNHEQHDLLVKEFDTVFETVKTLKERGFKLGIVTTKIRDTVNMGLKLTKLDQFFDVVVTLDDVEHAKPHPEPVLKALEQLHATPEEAIMVGDNHHDVEAGQNAGTKTAGVSWSIKGRDYISSYNPDYILETMSDLLPIVGVE, encoded by the coding sequence ATGAAGGTTAATACGATTTTATTTGATTTAGATGGAACATTGATTAATACTAACGAATTAATTATTGAGTCTTTTCTACACACATTAAAGACATATTATCCTAATCAATACGAGAGAGAGGACGTGTTTCCGTTTATCGGACCGACTCTCTTTGATACGTTTAACAGGATGAATCCTGAAAAAACAGAGGAAATGATCAAGGTATATCGAAAGTTTAATCATGAACAGCATGATCTACTGGTAAAAGAATTTGATACGGTCTTTGAAACGGTGAAAACATTAAAGGAACGTGGTTTTAAGCTAGGGATTGTGACAACGAAGATTAGAGACACGGTTAACATGGGTCTAAAGCTAACGAAGCTCGATCAATTCTTTGACGTGGTTGTAACCTTAGATGATGTAGAGCATGCGAAGCCACATCCAGAGCCTGTCTTAAAAGCTTTAGAACAGCTACATGCAACACCAGAAGAAGCAATCATGGTTGGAGACAATCATCATGATGTAGAAGCAGGCCAAAATGCTGGTACTAAGACAGCTGGTGTATCTTGGAGTATAAAAGGGAGAGACTACATCAGTAGCTATAATCCTGACTACATATTGGAAACAATGAGTG
- the hprK gene encoding HPr(Ser) kinase/phosphatase produces the protein MPKVRTKDLMHKFNLELVSGEEGINRPITTSDLSRPGIEMAGFFTYYPKERVQLLGKTEISFFHQLSEQERKHRMDELCTEVTPAIILSRELEAPPELIKASEKTGTPVLRSSMKTTRLSSHLTNFLEGKLAPTTAVHGVLVDIYGVGVLIIGKSGVGKSETALELVKRGHRLVADDCVEIRQEDQDTLIGSSPELIEHLLEIRGLGIINVMTLFGAGAVRSFKRITLVINLELWDQNKQYDRLGLEEDKMRIIDTDLTKLTVPVRPGRNLAVIIEVAAMNYRLKLMGVNAAEQFTSKLAGVIEEGDQEEE, from the coding sequence GTGCCAAAAGTACGTACTAAAGATCTCATGCATAAATTTAATCTTGAACTGGTCAGTGGTGAAGAGGGAATTAACCGTCCGATCACAACAAGTGATCTATCTCGTCCAGGAATTGAAATGGCTGGTTTTTTTACATATTATCCAAAAGAAAGAGTGCAGCTGCTTGGTAAAACAGAGATTTCATTTTTCCATCAGCTATCTGAGCAAGAACGAAAGCACCGTATGGACGAGCTTTGTACGGAAGTAACTCCTGCTATCATCCTTTCGAGAGAGTTAGAAGCTCCACCGGAATTAATAAAAGCGTCAGAAAAAACAGGTACACCTGTATTACGTTCATCTATGAAAACAACAAGATTATCAAGTCATTTAACTAACTTTTTAGAAGGAAAGCTTGCGCCAACAACAGCTGTTCATGGTGTATTAGTTGATATTTACGGGGTCGGTGTACTCATTATTGGGAAAAGTGGCGTAGGTAAAAGTGAAACAGCTCTTGAGCTTGTTAAGCGCGGACATCGTCTTGTGGCAGATGATTGTGTTGAAATTCGTCAAGAAGATCAAGACACGCTAATTGGGAGCTCGCCAGAATTAATCGAGCACTTATTGGAGATTCGTGGACTTGGCATCATTAACGTAATGACCTTGTTCGGTGCAGGGGCAGTTCGTAGCTTCAAGCGGATTACATTAGTCATTAATCTTGAGCTTTGGGACCAAAATAAGCAGTATGATCGCTTAGGTCTAGAAGAAGATAAGATGAGAATTATTGATACAGACTTAACAAAGTTAACTGTTCCTGTTCGTCCTGGCCGAAACTTAGCTGTTATCATTGAGGTTGCTGCCATGAACTATCGTCTTAAATTAATGGGCGTTAATGCAGCAGAGCAATTTACAAGTAAGCTTGCAGGTGTCATTGAAGAAGGAGACCAGGAAGAAGAATAA
- the lgt gene encoding prolipoprotein diacylglyceryl transferase: MEESIKPLDPVFLQLGPIQIHWYGVIIGLGALLGLWIAVRESERRGLHKDTFVDLVLFAIPMAILGARAYYVIFQWDYYSQNPGDIIKIWNGGLAIHGGLIAAFITGAVFARVKNISFWKLADIAAPSIILGQAIGRWGNFMNQEAHGGPVTREFLEGLFLPEFIVNQMYINGQYYHPTFLYESLWSIVGFIGLLLLRKANFRRGELFLTYVIWYSIGRYFVEGLRTDSLMLTESLRIAQVISIVLVLVAVGVIIYRRMKGYSNVRYLDTDQ, translated from the coding sequence ATGGAAGAGAGTATTAAGCCTCTTGACCCGGTATTTTTACAATTAGGTCCTATTCAAATTCACTGGTACGGTGTCATTATCGGTTTAGGTGCATTACTTGGATTGTGGATTGCTGTCAGGGAGAGTGAGCGCAGAGGTCTACATAAAGATACTTTTGTCGATCTTGTCCTATTTGCTATACCTATGGCCATTTTAGGTGCAAGAGCCTATTATGTTATTTTTCAATGGGATTATTATTCTCAAAACCCAGGGGATATCATTAAAATTTGGAATGGTGGACTTGCGATCCATGGTGGCTTGATTGCGGCATTTATTACGGGAGCTGTATTTGCTCGTGTGAAGAACATTTCTTTTTGGAAGCTAGCAGATATTGCAGCGCCGAGTATTATCCTCGGGCAGGCAATTGGTCGATGGGGTAACTTTATGAACCAAGAGGCACATGGTGGTCCTGTGACAAGAGAATTCTTAGAAGGATTGTTTTTGCCTGAATTTATTGTGAATCAAATGTATATTAATGGTCAGTACTATCATCCTACCTTCCTTTATGAATCGTTATGGAGTATCGTTGGGTTTATAGGGTTACTGCTTCTTAGAAAAGCGAATTTTAGAAGAGGTGAGCTTTTCTTAACATATGTTATTTGGTATTCAATTGGACGTTATTTTGTGGAAGGATTAAGAACAGACAGCTTAATGCTTACAGAATCTTTACGTATTGCACAAGTTATCTCAATTGTTCTTGTCCTTGTGGCGGTTGGTGTCATCATTTACCGCCGTATGAAAGGATATTCAAATGTAAGGTACTTAGATACAGATCAATAA
- a CDS encoding N-acetylmuramoyl-L-alanine amidase, producing the protein MKILIDAGHGPNTPGKRSVDGMKEYEFNSAVAKEVKTNLLQYEGISVLFSHSDKKDVPLQERVALANSEKVDCFLSIHANAYGNGSNWTEAEGIETFIYVTKPHEAYLLATSVQRELVRQTNRKNRGVKQANFYVLKETSMTAILCECGFMTNKEEAALLRSASYRKKCAKAISDAIASHYKLSSKKTTAEKTSVHVYKVQVGAFTHKKHAEQLIRELKQKGYEAILVSS; encoded by the coding sequence ATGAAAATACTAATTGATGCAGGTCATGGTCCTAACACACCTGGAAAACGATCGGTGGATGGGATGAAGGAGTATGAGTTTAATTCTGCTGTTGCAAAAGAGGTAAAAACCAACCTTCTTCAATATGAGGGGATCTCAGTCCTTTTTTCTCATTCTGACAAAAAGGATGTACCTTTACAGGAGAGGGTAGCATTGGCAAACTCAGAAAAGGTTGATTGTTTTCTTTCCATACATGCTAATGCCTACGGAAATGGGAGTAACTGGACAGAAGCAGAAGGGATAGAAACGTTTATTTATGTAACGAAGCCCCATGAGGCCTATCTTCTCGCCACTTCTGTTCAACGAGAGCTTGTAAGGCAAACAAACCGAAAGAACCGAGGAGTGAAGCAGGCTAACTTTTATGTATTGAAAGAGACAAGCATGACCGCTATTTTATGTGAATGTGGGTTTATGACAAACAAGGAAGAGGCAGCTCTGCTTCGATCAGCTTCATACAGAAAGAAATGTGCAAAAGCCATATCCGATGCCATTGCATCCCATTACAAGTTATCCTCCAAAAAGACCACTGCTGAAAAAACGTCCGTACACGTATATAAAGTGCAAGTAGGTGCCTTTACACACAAAAAACATGCAGAACAGCTTATACGCGAACTAAAGCAGAAGGGCTATGAAGCCATACTTGTATCATCATGA